DNA sequence from the Solea solea chromosome 12, fSolSol10.1, whole genome shotgun sequence genome:
tattgctATATTGCCTTGAGTtaaccaaacaaacactgagctaTACTTTTCGTCTGAAATGTCTTCAGATAATCCGATTTGACCTGGAAATGAGCTGTCGTGAAACGTTTAAAGGACACGACGTTGATGATGACCCAAGTACAATTCATGTAACTTCAGTAAAACGTACACGTTAACTTACCGCGGTAGAGGAGCTCTTGTATCCGGCTGTGAAGAGTCGTCCTGCCCTCAGAACAGAGAGCCGAGCCCGGGTTCCTCCAGCCCGGCACAGAGGCAGAACCGCCGCCGAGAGGAGCCTCAGGTACTGAGACATCCTCCCTCTGCCGTATGCCCAGTATTGTATTCAAAAACACtactttttatttgaatgtcttTGGCGAAGTTCACTGATTTCATGCAGCTGAAGTAGTTGGATAACAGCGTGAATGTCGAAATTTTACGTCATCAAGCAACGACGATGATCTAAAGGCCCGAGGGGTGGGCTCTCTTGCGCCTGCCCcaaatcattttgaaaataaatcgtttttgtttgtgttacaaTTTTTATGTAGTATATTCCTCTAACTGAGAATTTATCATTGTATATGActtttccaggaaaaaaaacacttatttgaTACCAAATTGTGTTTGATGATTAGTCTATTACATTCAGGGATGAAATCGGTCACGCCTGTTACTCCTACTTGATTCCGTAGAAAGAGTTAGAATCAGTTAGTCTGATTCTGTTCACTTCATTCTTAGTTTTTATACTACGTCCCATCTTCACAACTATCTAATCCATGATGTATcctacatttaaattaaaatttcacATAATTATCTTTAAACTAGTTGTTAAAAGCCACCCGTACTCGTCTGTTCCGAGTGCGCCACCCATCTTTGGCCAGCAGAGGTCGTGCTCTCCCCATTATCCTTGCTTGTTTGCAAAACAATGTGCTTGACCATAATATTCGTCCATTAAAACGGAGTATGATGTTGCTCCAAGCTACTTTTGTGCTGATCGTTAAGTGCTTTCATCAAACtaactcatttatttatgaataagataaatacaaaacaaaaattaaagatAAAGGATGGGAATCATATTATCTTGATTGTATTTAAACTTCGAGTCTTGCGTAGAATAAACGGTTTTAAATGATGGTTAATCTGCGAATTATTGTTTCAACCAGAGAAAATGAGAGAGCCTCAGGTGACATCTTCAAACTAGTTGCtgcaacagtaaaaacatccaTACAATGTAACAAATTTGTTTTAATAGGAGttaaagacaaagaaatgtGGCAAATCATTAATGTAAAATAGctggaaataaaatgtatttatttttgctttaaaaaaattaagtcatgaaaactcaaaagaattataaaaaaacagagGTAGAACAATGCGATCAACTAATAATTTGTagtgtattattagtattactaTGCTTTTAATACTCATAATGatgcaatataaataaataaatctgagtTGTTTTTCTACTGAAACTATTGCTTtatgaaaaacatgaaattcTCTCTACAATCCCATAGGTTTGCTTTGAATTTGTTGCTGTAGTTTTTGTAATTCCAGACCTCATCAAGGTTTCTTACTGAAATggtaaatgtcttcttttgtttctgactgcagCATATGTGATAGAGACTATTTATCCCCAATTAGTGTCAAACACATGAGCTTTTCAATACAAATTGGTGACATGAAGCCCTCAGCTTCCTCTGTAGGTGCTGTAGGAAAACCGACTCATAAGCAGAGGAAGGTGGAATCTCTGCCCAGGGTCTGTGATGATGAACACAacctgtacaaacacaaacacacacacagaagtgctGATGATAAAACACCATGCTGAATAACAGCTTTGTTCCTGTATTGGAAATATGCCAAGTCAGCAGTTCAAATGTAAGCCAATAAATCACAATTCAATTTaataacatactgtaaatgtcagCAATATCTCGAACCTCACCTCTACATAGGGAAAGAAGGAGGTCTGGCCGCGACTCTCCCAGTATGAACCAGTCTCAAAGCGCAGCTTGTACATGCCAGAAGTGAAAGCTTCTTGGCTGATGAGTCCTGAGCAGCGGCCGTCTTCATTCGTTGTCCTAAAAATCATCATGGTGAAAGATGCACCTTCAAAATTCCCATCACACATGACATATTGTCTTCTATATTCAAGGATAATCTAAG
Encoded proteins:
- the urahb gene encoding 5-hydroxyisourate hydrolase b — its product is MAAAVSSPLTTHVLNTGDGIPASKMAVTLHRLDSELKIWNMLGVGTTNEDGRCSGLISQEAFTSGMYKLRFETGSYWESRGQTSFFPYVEVVFIITDPGQRFHLPLLMSRFSYSTYRGS